The Lycium ferocissimum isolate CSIRO_LF1 chromosome 10, AGI_CSIRO_Lferr_CH_V1, whole genome shotgun sequence genome window below encodes:
- the LOC132032817 gene encoding coatomer subunit beta-1-like, with protein sequence MEKSCSLLVHFDKGSPALANEIKEALEGNDVPAKIDAMKNAIMLLLNGETLPQLFITIIRYVLPSEDHTIQKLLLLYLEIIEKTDSKGRVLPEMILICQNLRNNLQHPNEYLRGATLRFLCRLNEVDIIEPLIPSIMNNLEHRHPYVRRNAILAVMSVYKLPHGEQLLIDAPEKIENLLTTEQDLSAKRNAFLMLFQCAQERAINYLFTHVDRVSEWGELLQMVVLDLVRKVCRTNKAEKGKYIKIIISLLTAPSAAVTYECASTLVSLSSAPSAIRAAANTYCQLLQSQSDNNVKLIVLDRLNELKSSHKDVMVDMIMDVLRALSSPNLDIRRKTLDIVLELITPRNINEVVLTLKKEVMKTQSGELEKNGDYRQMLIQAIHSCAIKFPEVASTVVHLLMDFLGDSNVASAMDVVVFVREIIETNPKLRVSIVTRLLDTFYQIRAARVCSCALWIIGEYCLSLSEVESGIATIKQCLGDLPFYSVSEESEDTDSSKKTPQQANSITTVSSRRPAVLADGTYATQSAASETAFSPPTVVQGSLTTGNLRSLLLTGDFFLGAVVACTLTKLILRLEEVQPSKIEVNKATTNALLIMVSMLQLGQSYVLPQPMDNDSHDRIALCIRLLCNTGDEVRKIWLSSCRESFVNMLSDKQLRESEEIKAKAQISHSQPDDLIDFYHLKSRRGMSQLELEDEVQDDLKRATGEFVKDENDANKLSRVLQLTGFSDPVYAEAYVTVHHYDIVLDVTVINRTKETLQNLCLELATMGDLKLVERPQNYTLAPESSKQIKANIKVSSTETGVIFGNIVYEASNVLERTVVVLNDIHIDIMDYISPAVCSDAAFRTMWAEFEWENKVAVNTVIQDEKEFLDHIIKSTNMKCLTAPSALEDECGFLAANLYAKSVFGEDALVNLSIEKQQSDGKLSGYIRIRSKTQGIALSLGDKITLKQKGGS encoded by the exons ATGGAGAAGTCCTGCTCACTGCTGGTACATTTTGACAAGGGTTCACCAGCTCTTGCCAATGAGATCAAAGAAGCACTTGAAGGAAATGATGTCCCCGCCAAGATTGATGCTATGAAGAACGCCATAATGCTTTTATTGAATGGAGAAACCCTTCCTCAGCtctttattactattattagaTATGTCTTGCCTTCCGAGGATCACACAATTCAAAAGCTGCTGCTTTTGTATTTGGAGATCATTGAGAAGACAGATTCTAAGGGGCGTGTGCTGCCTGAGATGATCCTAATCTGCCAGAACTTGAGGAATAATTTGCAGCATCCCAATGAGTACCTTCGTGGAGCTACTTTGAGATTTCTTTGCAGGCTGAATGAGGTTGATATAATTGAACCCCTAATTCCATCCATTATGAACAACTTAGAGCACCGACATCCATATGTGAGGAGGAACGCAATTCTTGCTGTGATGTCTGTTTACAAGCTCCCACATGGTGAGCAGCTCCTGATAGACGCACCAGAGAAGATTGAGAATCTCCTAACCACTGAGCAGGATCTATCAGCTAAGAGGAATGCGTTTCTGATGCTCTTCCAATGTGCTCAGGAGCGTGCTATCAATTACCTCTTCACTCATGTTGATAGAGTCTCTGAATGGGGCGAGCTACTTCAGATGGTTGTATTGGATTTGGTTCGAAAAGTTTGCAGGACAAACAAAGCGGAGAAAGGGAAGTATATCAAGATTATTATATCATTGCTGACTGCCCCTTCTGCTGCTGTTACATATGAATGTGCATCAACTCTTGTTTCTTTATCTTCTGCCCCAAGTGCTATAAGAGCTGCAGCCAACACCTACTGTCAACTTCTTCAATCTCAGAGTGACAACAATGTTAAGCTTATTGTGCTTGATCGACTGAATGAATTGAAATCTTCGCATAAAGATGTCATGGTTGATATGATAATGGATGTCCTTAGAGCACTTTCCAGCCCAAACCTTGATATCCGGAGAAAAACACTCGACATTGTGCTTGAACTAATCACTCCCAGGAATATCAATGAGGTTGTTCTCACACTGAAGAAAGAAGTTATGAAAACTCAAAGTGGTGAGCTTGAGAAAAATGGTGACTACCGCCAAATGCTCATCCAAGCCATTCATTCATGTGCCATAAAGTTTCCAGAAGTGGCAAGCACTGTGGTCCATCTATTGATGGACTTCTTGGGAGACAGCAACGTTGCTTCTGCAATGGATGTGGTCGTCTTTGTCCGGGAGATTATCGAAACAAACCCAAAATTGAGGGTTTCCATTGTGACAAGGCTACTAGACACTTTCTACCAAATTCGAGCAGCACGTGTTTGTTCCTGTGCCCTTTGGATCATTGGAGAGTATTGTCTATCTCTCTCTGAAGTTGAGAGTGGCATTGCAACTATCAAGCAGTGCCTTGGAGACCTACCATTTTACTCGGTTTCTGAGGAAAGTGAAGATACTGATTCTTCAAAAAAGACTCCTCAGCAAGCAAACTCCATTACTACTGTGTCATCTAGAAGACCAGCTGTACTTGCTGATGGGACATATGCTACTCAAAGTGCTGCATCTGAAACTGCTTTCTCTCCTCCAACTGTTGTTCAAGGATCTTTGACCACTGGAAACCTGAGATCTCTTCTTCTAACTGGTGATTTCTTCCTGGGAGCAGTTGTTGCTTGTACACTGACTAAACTCATTCTGAGGCTGGAGGAAGTTCAGCCATCAAAAATTGAAGTGAACAAAGCAACAACAAATGCATTACTGATCATGGTCTCAATGCTACAGCTAGGGCAGTCTTATGTTCTTCCTCAGCCAATGGACAATGATTCTCATGACAGAATAGCTCTTTGCATAAGATTGCTCTGTAATACGGGTGACGAGGTTAGGAAGATCTGGTTAAGCTCTTGCCGCGAGAGTTTTGTTAATATGCTTTCTGATAAACAACTACGAGAGAGTGAGGAGATCAAAGCAAAGGCACAAATTTCTCACTCCCAACCAGATGACCTAATTGATTTCTACCATTTGAAGAGTAGAAGG GGCATGAGCCAACTGGAGTTGGAAGATGAAGTTCAGGATGATTTGAAACGTGCCACTGGAGAATTTGTCAAGGACGAGAATGATGCGAATAAGCTAAGCCGGGTTCTGCAGCTTACAGGGTTTAGTGATCCTGTTTACGCTGAAGCATATGTGACAGTTCATCATTATGACATCGTCCTAGATGTCACTGTAATAAATCGAACCAAAGAGACACTTCAGAATTTATGTTTGGAACTGGCAACAATGGGTGATCTTAAGCTCGTTGAGCGTCCACAGAATTATACTTTAGCTCCTGAGTCAAGCAAGCAGATAAAAGCTAATATCAAGGTGTCTTCTACTGAGACCGGAGTAATTTTTGGTAATATTGTCTATGAGGCTTCAAATGTGCTCGAGCGGACTGTTGTTGTGCTCAATGATATCCATATTGACATCATGGATTATATCTCTCCTGCCGTGTGCAGTGATGCTGCTTTTAGAACTATGTGGGCTGAATTTGAGTGGGAAAACAAG GTTGCTGTCAACACTGTCATTCAAGATGAAAAAGAATTTCTTGACCATATTATCAAATCAACCAACATGAAATGCCTGACTGCACC ATCTGCTCTGGAAGATGAATGCGGGTTCCTTGCTGCTAACCTGTATGCAAAGAGTGTGTTTGGAGAGGATGCTTTGGTGAATTTGAGCATTGAAAAGCAGCAATCAGATGGTAAGCTGAGCGGTTATATTAGGATAAGAAGCAAAACACAAGGAATTGCTCTTAGCTTGGGAGACAAGATAACACTCAAGCAGAAGGGAGGCAGTTGA
- the LOC132032818 gene encoding DNA (cytosine-5)-methyltransferase DRM2-like → MDKGLSEEDSDKIDWDTEDELEIQEIQDATYSSCRDITTGQHAVIGDGEASSSSGPSLSKFIQQFVVMGFPEESIAKAIEQNGENSDLVLDALLTFKVIQDSPEEQPTASPQVEASISSDDSYSEYTENILDDVYEEDSWSSDSDNCINPAKQCYLKDESSSLSEKEQTLLSLANMGYPVEEVSIAMERCGKEASLAELTDFICAAQMARAEDPYLPEDVKPKLNHISNGNGGYNKRKMFNQLCKSKKQRTIFDEEPISLPNPMIGFGVPTVSVPGTVRRTLPEQAIGPPFFYYENVALAPKGVWDRISRFLYDIEPEFVDSKYFCAAARKRGYIHNLPVENRFPLLPLPPRTVNEALPLSKKWWPSWDTRTHLNCLQTAIGSARLTDRIRKAVEDFDGEPPMRVQKYVLEQCRKWNLVWVGRNKVAPLEPDEVEMLLGFPKNHTRGGGISRTDRYKSLGNSFQVDTVAYHLSVLKDLYPEGINVLSLFSGIGGAEVALYRLGIPLKNVVSVEKSEVNRNIVRSWWENTSQRGNLIDFDDVQQLNGDRLEQLIDSIGGFDLVIGGSPCNNLAGSNRVSRDGLEGKESSLFFEYPRILDLVKTIMSRHR, encoded by the exons ATG GACAAAGGTCTTTCTGAAGAAGACAGTGACAAAATTGACTGGGATACTGAAGATGAATTAGAAATACAAGAAATACAGGATGCAACATATTCTTCATGCAGGGATATAACTACTGGACAGCATGCTGTTATTGGTGATGGGGAG GCAAGCTCATCATCAGGACCTTCCCTGTCCAAGTTCATTCAGCAGTTTGTAGTGATGGGATTTCCTGAAGAGTCTATTGCAAAAGCAATAGAGCAAAATG GAGAAAATTCAGACTTGGTGCTGGATGCTCTTTTGACATTCAAG GTCATTCAAGACTCTCCTGAAGAACAGCCCACTGCTAGCCCTCAGGTGGAGGCCAGCATTAGTTCTGATGATAGCTATTCTGAATACACCGAGAACATTCTGGATGATGTTTATGAGGAAGATAGTTGGTCCTCCGACTCAGACAACTGTATA AATCCTGCTAAGCAGTGCTACTTGAAAGACGAGAGCAGTTCTTTGTCTGAAAAAGAGCAGACATTATTATCTCTGGCAAATATGGGATACCCAGTGGAAGAGGTTTCCATAGCAATGGAGAGATGTG GTAAAGAAGCATCGCTTGCTGAATTGACTGATTTCATTTGTGCTGCTCAAATGGCAAGAGCAGAAGATCCCTATCTGCCAGAAGATGTTAAG CCAAAACTGAATCATATATCAAATGGTAATGGTGGATACAACAAGAGGAAGATGTTCAATCAGTTGTGCAAAAGCAAAAAGCAAAGGACTATCTTTGATGAAGAGCCCATTAGTTTGCCCAACCCTATGATTGGATTCGGGGTTCCTACAGTATCAGTTCCAGGAACGGTCCGAAGAACTCTTCCAGAGCAAGCTATCGGCCCCCCTTTTTTCTATTATGAAAACGTGGCTCTAGCTCCAAAGGGTGTGTGGGATAGAATTTCCAGATTCTTgtatgatattgagccggaGTTTGTCGATTCGAAATATTTCTGCGCTGCTGCAAGAAAAAGAGGATACATTCATAATCTACCTGTTGAAAACAGATTTCCTTTGCTTCCGCTTCCCCCACGTACCGTTAATGAGGCACTTCCCCTATCAAAAAAATGGTGGCCATCTTGGGATACACGAACACACTTAAACTGTTTGCAAACAGCCATCGGGAGTGCAAGATTGACTGATAGGATCAGAAAAGCTGTGGAGGACTTTGATGGTGAGCCACCTATGAGGGTGCAAAAATATGTTCTTGAACAATGTCGGAAGTGGAATTTGGTGTGGGTTGGGAGAAACAAAGTTGCTCCTTTGGAGCCCGATGAAGTTGAAATGCTATTGGGGTTTCCAAAGAATCATACCAGGGGAGGTGGTATAAGTAGGACTGATAGATACAAATCGCTTGGTAACTCATTCCAG GTCGACACGGTGGCATACCATTTATCGGTGTTGAAGGACTTGTATCCAGAGGGTATCAACGTCTTATCACTCTTCTCAGGCATTGGTGGTGCTGAAGTTGCTCTTTATCGTCTCGGGATTCCATTAAAAAATGTGGTTTCTGTGGAAAAATCTGAAGTCAACAGGAATATTGTGAGAAGCTGGTGGGAGAATACTAGTCAGAGAGGCAATCTTATAGATTTCGATGATGTGCAACAGTTGAATGGAGACCGTTTGGAGCAACTTATTGATTCGATTGGAGGATTTGACTTAGTGATTGGTGGAAGCCCGTGCAACAACCTTGCAGGCAGTAACAGAGTGAGCAGGGATGGGCTTGAAGGCAAAGAGTCGTCTCTATTTTTTGAGTATCCTCGGATACTGGACTTAGTCAAGACCATAATGTCTAGACATAGATAG